The following proteins come from a genomic window of Candidatus Bathyarchaeota archaeon:
- the aroC gene encoding chorismate synthase: MPGNKFGLEFSISIFGESHGKCVGVLIDGCPAGLKISENDIQKELDKRIPKDEDIVSHRIEEDKVEILSGVYQGFSTGAPICMIVKNKDVKDEDYEEIKFKPRPGHADYPAWVKYKGFNDHRGGGIFSGRLTVPFVMAGAIAKKLLEQINVEVLAHTIEIAGIKIKEEKISIEDIKKRVYMNPVRCIDNEAAALMKKAIIKAAEEGDSVGGIIEGLAINLPPGIGEPIFDSLDSDLAKILFSIPGVKGVEFGLGFKASKVKGSINNDEYTILNGKIKTLTNNAGGILGGLSTGMPISVKVAFKPPSSIKKRQRTINLKTFKEDWIEVKGRHDPCIVPKAVPVVEACIAITLCDHLIRAGFIPKVIKNE; the protein is encoded by the coding sequence TTGCCTGGAAATAAATTTGGTTTAGAATTTTCTATATCAATTTTTGGTGAAAGCCATGGTAAATGCGTTGGAGTTTTAATAGATGGGTGCCCTGCAGGTTTAAAAATTTCAGAAAATGATATTCAAAAAGAGTTAGATAAGAGAATTCCAAAAGATGAAGATATTGTTTCGCATAGAATTGAAGAAGATAAAGTGGAGATACTTTCAGGTGTTTATCAAGGTTTCTCAACAGGAGCACCAATATGCATGATTGTTAAAAATAAAGATGTAAAAGATGAAGATTATGAGGAAATTAAATTTAAACCTAGACCTGGCCACGCTGATTACCCTGCTTGGGTAAAATATAAAGGTTTTAACGATCATCGTGGTGGAGGAATATTTTCTGGAAGACTTACTGTGCCATTCGTTATGGCTGGAGCCATAGCTAAAAAACTTCTTGAACAAATCAACGTGGAGGTTTTAGCTCATACAATTGAAATAGCTGGAATCAAAATTAAGGAAGAAAAAATTTCAATAGAAGATATAAAAAAGAGAGTTTACATGAATCCTGTAAGATGCATTGATAATGAAGCTGCTGCTTTAATGAAGAAAGCTATAATTAAGGCTGCTGAAGAAGGAGATAGCGTTGGAGGAATCATAGAAGGATTAGCAATTAATCTACCTCCAGGTATTGGAGAACCAATTTTCGATTCATTAGATAGTGATTTAGCTAAAATTTTATTTTCTATTCCAGGTGTTAAAGGTGTAGAATTTGGTTTAGGATTTAAAGCTTCAAAAGTTAAAGGCTCAATAAATAATGATGAATATACAATATTGAATGGCAAAATAAAAACTTTAACTAATAACGCTGGAGGAATCTTAGGTGGATTGTCAACTGGCATGCCTATTTCAGTTAAAGTAGCTTTTAAACCACCTTCATCAATTAAGAAAAGACAAAGAACGATAAATTTAAAAACATTTAAAGAGGATTGGATTGAAGTTAAAGGTAGACATGACCCATGCATAGTTCCAAAAGCAGTTCCAGTTGTTGAAGCTTGTATAGCTATAACTTTATGTGACCATTTGATTAGGGCAGGTTTTATCCCAAAAGTGATTAAAAATGAGTAA
- the pheA gene encoding prephenate dehydratase, with protein sequence MSKIEVLRKEIDKLDVEIINLLKKRVDLAKAVFKAKKEEGLPLHDPLREEKVLKRIKKLALKKDLSLNEVAWIYRKIIALCRRAEGENIKVAFLGPVGTFSEQAAKKFFFNAAATFIECTSIPDVFRAVEVGDADFGVTPVENSLEGSVNLVLDLLLNSNLKVFGEIEEKITHNLIVKPGIKIGDVKTVISHPQALAQCRKFIEENLHDVKIKECTSTALAVKMAKKIKNAAAIGTELAAQIYGMEIIAKGIEDWPNNYTRFFVLSKNEAKPTGNDKTSIIFSVKHKPGALYQALEIFAKKQINLTKIESRPSRKKPWEYLFYCDFEGHKDKSPYNEALKELKKKCVFMKILGSYPKAQ encoded by the coding sequence ATGAGTAAAATTGAAGTTTTAAGAAAAGAAATAGATAAATTAGATGTTGAAATCATAAATTTACTTAAGAAAAGAGTTGATTTAGCTAAAGCAGTTTTTAAAGCGAAAAAAGAAGAGGGCCTTCCATTACATGATCCATTAAGAGAAGAAAAAGTTCTAAAAAGAATTAAAAAACTTGCTTTAAAGAAAGATTTAAGCTTAAATGAAGTAGCATGGATTTATAGGAAAATTATTGCTTTATGTAGAAGAGCTGAAGGAGAAAATATAAAAGTAGCTTTTCTAGGTCCAGTAGGAACTTTCTCTGAGCAAGCTGCTAAAAAATTCTTTTTTAATGCAGCAGCAACATTTATAGAGTGCACAAGTATCCCAGATGTTTTTAGAGCTGTTGAAGTTGGTGATGCTGATTTTGGAGTAACACCAGTAGAAAATTCTCTTGAAGGCTCAGTAAATTTAGTTTTAGATTTACTACTTAACTCAAATCTAAAAGTTTTTGGTGAAATAGAAGAAAAAATAACCCATAATTTAATTGTTAAACCTGGAATAAAAATTGGAGATGTGAAAACAGTTATTTCTCACCCTCAAGCTTTAGCTCAATGTAGAAAGTTTATTGAAGAAAACTTACATGATGTAAAAATTAAAGAATGCACTAGCACAGCTTTAGCTGTTAAAATGGCTAAAAAGATTAAGAATGCTGCAGCTATAGGAACAGAGTTAGCAGCTCAAATTTATGGAATGGAGATTATAGCTAAAGGAATTGAGGATTGGCCAAATAATTACACTAGATTTTTTGTTTTAAGTAAAAATGAAGCTAAACCCACAGGAAACGATAAAACCTCCATTATTTTTTCAGTTAAACATAAACCTGGAGCGTTATATCAAGCTCTTGAAATATTTGCTAAAAAACAAATTAACTTAACTAAAATAGAGTCTAGGCCGTCAAGAAAGAAACCATGGGAGTACCTTTTTTATTGCGATTTTGAAGGTCATAAAGATAAATCACCTTATAATGAAGCTTTAAAGGAGTTAAAGAAAAAATGTGTATTCATGAAGATTTTAGGGTCTTATCCGAAAGCTCAATAG
- a CDS encoding prephenate dehydrogenase/arogenate dehydrogenase family protein produces the protein MCIHEDFRVLSESSIAIIGGTGKIGRILVKLLQDSGGKIFICSRNLRKAEKIARKLNVESGELNIIKTVDIVFISVPIENIVETAALTIEKMEKGLLIDVSSIKIGVVDKILEFLPPKIEYLSLHPLFGPKIKSFKGKNMVFIKLKEGELTKAILNYLKWKGLNLIESSLKEHDEKMAAIQVMTHYAYICLAVSLGKFTSLNELINFSTTFFKKTLKQLKRLSENIDVVLDIQKRNIYAFKARKEFLNTVDLLQDMRNEEIKKVIESLAKFSKLCLK, from the coding sequence ATGTGTATTCATGAAGATTTTAGGGTCTTATCCGAAAGCTCAATAGCTATTATAGGCGGAACAGGAAAAATAGGACGAATATTAGTTAAGCTTCTTCAAGATTCTGGAGGAAAAATATTTATTTGTAGCAGAAACTTAAGAAAAGCAGAAAAAATTGCTAGAAAATTAAATGTTGAAAGCGGAGAATTAAATATAATAAAAACCGTTGATATAGTATTTATTTCTGTTCCAATAGAAAATATTGTTGAAACAGCCGCTTTAACAATTGAAAAAATGGAGAAAGGTTTACTTATAGATGTTTCCTCAATAAAAATAGGGGTCGTAGATAAAATATTAGAGTTTCTACCTCCAAAAATAGAATACTTAAGTCTTCATCCCCTTTTTGGACCAAAAATAAAAAGTTTTAAAGGGAAAAACATGGTTTTTATTAAGCTTAAAGAAGGTGAATTAACTAAAGCTATACTTAATTATTTAAAATGGAAAGGATTAAATTTAATTGAATCTTCTTTGAAAGAGCATGATGAAAAAATGGCTGCAATTCAAGTGATGACTCATTACGCTTACATATGTTTAGCGGTTAGTTTAGGAAAGTTTACTTCATTAAATGAATTGATTAATTTCTCTACAACATTCTTTAAAAAAACGTTAAAACAGTTAAAAAGGTTAAGCGAAAACATAGATGTTGTTTTAGATATTCAAAAAAGAAATATTTATGCTTTTAAAGCTAGAAAAGAATTTTTAAATACTGTTGATTTATTGCAAGACATGAGAAATGAAGAAATAAAAAAAGTGATAGAAAGCCTTGCTAAATTTAGTAAGCTCTGTTTAAAATAA